TAATGGATTAGTAGGCTGAAGTTTGGACTTTGTCATTTGGAATTTAAGGTTTACCCTTCACGCTTGAGGTTTCAGAAAGGTTCTCTTTTAGCACTTTACTTCAGAACTACTTAACAATCAATTAATACTAAAATTAAGTGGCTAGAAGGAAATGATCAATATGCTGTGGCCTCTAATTGTGTTTGATGTTTCTGGATGTTAGGGTTACAAACGCAAAAGAGGGATTCGACTTAGTTTTCATCACATTCTAGAAAAACACGTGCAACCATTTAACTATGACAACCTTATGCATTTCCAGAAGGAAAAGGTCTAACTATCCTCAAACGTTCGACATTGACTACTACTGCTCCCGCAGTCTCCAGATTTCCATTGAAGTTATCTTTTGGGATTGTCAACTCATAAACAAATATTTGTTAATGGGTCCCAAGAAACCTTAGTTGTAGATATCCTTTTTGTGGGTGGTGTTCTCAGTATACCGAGGACGCAGGAAGCTATATTGTAAGGATAATGGGATTCTTCTAGGAAAGTGATACTTGTTCTTCTCAAGCctgttcttttgtttttcaagCTTCTCcctggatttcctgagcaaaaaaGATTGTACCCACATCTCCTTTTGTTGAACGTAGTGATAACTTTGCAGGCTCAGAAAATTATTTCTGTTTTATATCCACAAACCCATGGTTTGCCTAAAAGGACCCATAAGAAATTGTTTCTCAAACCTAGCAAGTCCTAGACTACTGATGAAATTTTGTGATTTTGATGTGGTCATGAAACATAATTGGTGGTGCACAATCTCCACTTCATTCCGAGACATGCTGCACTGGATGTACTTGTAATATAGATGGTGTTGTGACTTTATAAGTACCGTAAATACCGCATCTGATCCATTATCATATAGGAAGTTGTCTCTTTAATGATTTTGGTTAGTGATATACCTTTCTTACTCAGGTCACGGTGGACACAGAGTTCTTCACCGAGTATGGTGAGGCAAGTCGCTACCAAATCCAGGAAGTCATTGGAAAAGGAAGTTATGGCATTGTTGGGTCTGCAGTCGACACCCACACTGGTGAGAAGGTAGCAATTAAGAAGATAAATGATGTATTTGGACATGTTTCTGATGCTATGCGCATTCTAAGGGAAATCAAGCTTCTTCGGCTGCTACGGCATCCAGATGTTGTTGAAATAAAGCATATAATGCTTCCTCCATctcgaagagaattcaaagatatTTATGTTGTATTTGAGTTGATGGAGTCTGACCTCCACCAAGTAATTAAAGTGAATGACGATCTTACTCGCGAACACCATCAGTTCTTTCTGTTCCAGCTTCTTAGAGCGTTAAAATATATACATACAGGTTAAAAGTTTTTCCTTTGATGTATTCTGTTCTTGTTTAGTGTGCTTTCTGTCTTCAATAATTAGTGAGAATTTCTTTTCCTGCTTGCAGCAAATGTGTTTCATCGTGATATAAAGCCAAAAAACATTCTTGTGAACGCGGATTGCAAGCTGAAGATTTGTGATTTCGGGCTTGCTCGTGTGTCATTTAATGATGCCCCATCAGCTATATTCTGGACAGTATGTTTTCTCTTATAATGCAATGGATTTTTGTTATCTGCTGCTTCTACTTGACAATATACATTACTTACATTCCTAATTGTCTTTTTAAGGATTATGTGGCAACCCGATGGTATCGTGCTCCTGAACTCTGTGGCTCTTTTTTCTCAAAAGTAAGCTGATTGACCATCTCTGTCTTGTCATGGATATTGTCTGCATATATGAACTCATATTGGAATAATCTTAATTTTTCCAAATTTGCTGATTACTTTTTAATTATTTCACCATTTTAAATCATTAGTTTGAACTATTTTGCATTTCTGAGAACATAGATATTTATCTTATGTTCCTGGAGGCACATTGCAGTTCACATATCAGGACGGAGGCATGTTGGTCGCATGATTTTTGAGTTACCTAACTTATTTGGAGACTAACGAGAGGGAAAGTAACCAACTTAATCAATACTGAAGCACACATTCCATAAATAATGAAACTTTGTAGAGGATTCTAGGAAAGTTTTGACAAATGTAAATAACCGAGgatatcaaaattttgaaatgaCCTAAATAGAATGACCAAAGCTACTATCACTGCTTGGTAGAACGCTGATCAAGACCTGGATTATAGTTGCTGGTATTAAGTTACTCAGAAGTCTTCCATTTTAAGGTAAAAGTGAGACATCACATAACAAGGCTATATGAGTAGAAGGATGGATGGGTAGACACACATCCCACTGCCAGTGCAACTGctgaataagatgttcacagttTGTTGTACCTGTAGAACCTTTTTGATGGCTAAGAAACTTCGCTTCCAGAACTATTTTTCACTTGTAATCTCTTTTACCTTTAAAGCTATTTGTCACTTTTAATATCTCTATATCCTGGTTAAGATATTTCTCTATATATATGACCTCGTCATTGACACCTATTACTGGGACGATGGATTGAGTATTATCACCAGTTGTGATTAGTATACCTAAGGTGTTTCCttgaattttttgattttattttgcagTACACCCCTGCGATTGACATTTGGAGCATAGGATGCATATTTGCAGAAATGCTTTCAGGGAAGCCACTGTTTCCTGGGAAGAATGTGGTGCATCAATTGGATCTTATGACCGATCTGCTTGGTACACCTTCAACCGAATCCATTACAAGAGTAAGTGCCTTCTCCCATCAAGTGTTGCTTTGTATAAAAGCTAGTAAAAAGTGTGTTAGACTTCTCCATATGCTACTTTCAGTTTGTTTTGGATACACATTATTATGCTGCTCCCAGTGTTTTTCGTAAAACTTGTAGCCATCACGAGAGATGGCCATTACAGCCTACGAAGTAACTATCCGGGCCTTTTTTTAGTGTTAATTTATGATTGACTTATTGTTACTTCGATACTGATGTTAGCTTGTTATACCATGTGCAGATTCGAAACGAAAAGGCTAGAAGATATCTAAGTAATATGAGGAAGAAAACACCACTCCCTTTCTCGCAGAAGTTTCCTGATGCAGATCCGCTGGCTCTTCAATTACTTGAGCGGTTACTCGCTTTTGATCCAAAAGATCGTCCATCAGCTGAAGATGTAATTTCAATAAATGTTGCAGTTCACTTTAGCAAATAAATCATTTGTGTAAGTCAGGAAGAGGATCTACTTTAGCTGATACTTCCCTTTCTTGTAATTGCAGGCACTAACTGACCCGTACTTTCATGGTTTGTCAACTGCGGACCGTGAATCATCAGCACACCCCATTTCGAAGCTTGAGTTCGAATTTGAGAAAAGGAAATTAGCAAAAGAGGATGTTAGGGAGTTGATCTATCGAGAGGTACAGCTGACAGTATGATACTTAAGATGCATTCTTTTCTTAACTAGAACATATACTCATGTGGATTTTCTCTTAAAAGCATACAGATACTCGAGTACCATCCGCAGATGTTGCAGGAGTATCTTCATGGTGCAGATCAGGCTAGCTTCATGTACCCTAGGTCAGTCAGTTGTGACACTCTTTCACTCATGAATTAGGTTCATTCTTTTGTTCTGCTTAAACTTCCCCCTGACCATTAATTTTAGAGGTTATAATTGCTATAGTTTCTGTTCTTCAGTTTTATCACTGCTTGGTTGCATTATTTTTCGGCCCTGCAAACAGTTCATAAAGATATGGTTAGATTTATCCGGGATGTTGTTTATGTGCCTCAATTGCGATTGTCTACTTGCTTCATGCATCAGCTAGTGCTAGAGGCTAGGCTGAATCCTTTTCTGAATCAGACCTGTAACAATTGAGCTTGTTCTGTTGCTAGGTGAAGCCATATTTAATTTGCACTTTACCTCTACACTATCTTTGACTGTTATGCTAATGATGctgtatttttattgtttatttttttgcGTATCATTGGTGTAGAATAGTGGATTAGGTTTTGAAAAGCGTTGGTTGAGCTTTTGGTGCTCCTCCATGTGGAGCTCCTGTTTGCTATAATATGATTACGAATGTCCACTACATCCTTATCGTATTAGGCTATTGGTTATTTAATGACTCCTTGACATCCAGGAGCAGTTGGCAGGTTcaactatttattttatttttggtttttattttcttctctcaaCCTCAAGGAATGAACTCAATCCTAATGTACAAGCATTTGTTGTTTGTAATAAGGCGCATGGCATAGCTAAGAATAGAACAACATAACTCAATCCTAAGTCTTAGTCTAACAACATTTCTTAAAAGCTATTAACCGACATAAGAATGGTTCATCGAGTCTTAAGATTGGTTGGCGCGATCCTTATAAATGCAAGCCACATACATAGGTTGGGCTGCTAATATAGCCAAATGTAACAAGACTGCAAAGATTGGTCTTCTATTTGAATATGTGCCCTGTATGCTGCTTGCATACTGTGTGAGCATCAATTTTTTCCTCTTTCTATTTGGTGTGGAAACTATTAGGTGTTCAGCTCCATAACTGTTGGACTTTAGTACACCAGTGGTTGTTAAGTTAATAGTTTCCATTTTTACATTACTTGATACTACTAATGTGGTGATAAAAGAATATAAATATAAACCAATGACGTTAACAGTGACGGGGGTGCTTATAGGTTAATTTGTTTCTTGGCCATGCATAAACTTATATTAATGAAGTCGGGAGAGGGGTTGCGGAGCTAAGCAGATTCTGTCTCTCcaagattttctttttgttttcttatttaccTTCTTGGTCTGTTATTGTAACACATGCTGCTCGTGTTTGTTTCTTTGTTAATTTGTCTGGGCAGCATGGTGCTTCCCACAACCATTCGTTGAGTGAAGGACTCGATTGTCAATTTGTCTTTAATCAATAGTCTTCGAGGTTTTTGGAACTTCTGAGAGTCATCTTTGTGTCTACCAATTTTAATCTTGAAGTATCTTCTATGCATCAAACTGTTTGACCTTGTCTGGACTCTAAATTGTTATCTGTAATAGAAAAACTACAATATTTATCCCAGCGAGAACAAAAAAGTTGCAGCTTTGCCGCACTACGTTCTCTATTTTGTGGCATTTTTATTATCTGAGTCCCAAGTTTCGCATTTTGAGATGGAGAAACTTTAAGCACATAACTAAATCAGCTTTCCCTATCTCTGTGGGGTGCTTCTGCAATTCTAAGTACCAAAAACTTCTGTTTTTTCCTGTTGAAGGGAATTTCCTGCTAAGATCGTTCATTTAACCATTCCCATCTGGTATCTGTATGTCATTACAGTGGAGTTGATAGGTTTAAAAGACAATTTGCACATCTCGAGGAGAATTATGGCAGAGGAGAAAAGGGCACCCCGCCATTACATAGAAAGCATGACTCCTTGCCAAGGTAATCACATTTTAGATAATACTTGTTGGACATTTTTCTGTGGTTTTACATTTTACTAATTCATTCAACCATGTACCTTTTTTGTTATTTGGTTTAAATGTTATTCTTATGCAGAGAGCGGGTCTGTGCACCCAAAGATGAAACTGCATACCTAAAAAATGGGTTTGAAAAGCATAGTGCAGTTTTAGTTCCATCAACTCTCGAAAATCTCCCGAGATCACAGCTAGAAGACGGATGTGGTGATGGAAAAATGGATGCATCGCTGATACAGAATGGCCCAAGCAAGGGAAATTACAGTCCTAACAGCTTTTTAAAGAGTGCGAGTATCAGTGGCTCACAGTGTGTAGTTGTTAAAGGAACGAAAGATGAGGTAAGGAGCACTTCAGTTGTTTGTCTTAGATTCATCGTGTTTAAGCTCCTTCCAGTACACATCAAGCGAGTTTTTGTCGCATTACAGATCTCGGTATTTTGGTGTCAGCATTTAAAAACCACAattttgttctttgttttttcttcttctttattttaacAAACTCCCAAAGAGACTTCTTCTGAAAGAACTGCATGTTGTGACACTATATTGCTTACCCTCCTGATTGTTTTTCCCTTTCGTCTACAGGAAGAATCAATTATGGAGCAGAATGGTGAGGTGGTGGATGAGTTGTCTACTAAGCTAAGAGCACTTTAAGTTTGATAGAAAATGGGTAGTAGCTTCCACTTTCAGGGTTTTTTCTTTACTTCTGTCTGTATCCATGTCTCTACTCTGTGTGATTGCTGTGTCTCTGCTATCTCGATTCATGATGCTTATGTTGTTTGTATATTGTTCTTGTTTTTGCGAGCAACAGCAAATAGCAGAAATCTCTTTACCTTTTTCATTGGTTGCTTATAGCATTCTAAACTTTGTTGTGTTATTTATTGCCGCTATCAGTTTTGGAGAAAAAATTGCCGGTGCACTTGGACACGCCTTGATTTTCTGTAGTTATCACTTCATATTACTATGCTTACAATTGTTTATTCTTAAAAGTTGCTGCAGTTGTGAGAGGCGTGTTGTCGTGGATGCTTCACAATCTTATTGATCTTTTTGTTTATGGttcattttgttttcttgatgTATTTGTTGCATATACATGGAAATCTTTGCCTTACTAGCTTCCGGAGAACAAAAGAAGTTTTTTGAAATATTCAGGTAGCTAAGACAAGACAATAAAATAGCATCTTCTATCAGATCCAATATGTATGACTTCGAAATATACTTAGCCAAAAATTCCCACCTTTTGCGGGAGAGCGGGTCCAACTCCCAAAAGGAGAGCGGGAGAGCGGGTACAACTTACAAGAATCCCAAATCAGTATCCAGTATCCATGTTGAAGGCACCATAAGAAccaaaaatatcgtttggtccttttttaggtgggctcatgtcagtttggtcctttgggaaaatgcctttactgtttggtccataattatttaaaaatattaaatggataaaagtatccttccgtgttaatttctacttttttttgtagcagttcctTCTTCAAAATgtactcctgttaatttctacttattttttcagaaatcacctaaaaccagagttcattccagaaaatgaactacatataaaaacctaaaaaaaacagagttcattccagaaatgaactccatataaaaacctaaaaaaaacagagttcatccagaaatgaactccatataaaaacctaaaaaaacagagttcattccagaaatgaactccatataaaaacctaaaaaaaccagagttcatttatggaatgaactccatataaaaacctaaaactgaacaacatcatcatcttcatattcttcgacgtcttcaacactagcaacaacatcatcttcgtcgtcttcaagcAGTAGTAGCAACAAAAcatcgtcgtcttcaacaacagTAGCAAcaaaacatcatcgtcttcaaacacgagttcatcttcatcatcaacaaacaACATCAAAAACAGTAGCAGATCCATGAAATCGTCGTAATCGTTTTctttttcatcatcatcaacatcaaacATCAAAAACAGTAGCAGATCCATGAAATCGTCGcaatcgttttcttcttcttcttcttcatcattaacAACGACATCAAAAACAACAGCAGATCCATGAAAATAGTcgtcatcgttttcttcttctttttcatcaacaacaacaacaacaaaaacagtagcagaaacaaaaagaaaaaagaaattgaaagaaaagaaactagatctgaaaacaggtggagagagaaagtaaatctgaaaataagatattttctagggtttttgtctATATATGTggcccaaaagggtatttctgccaccacacaatgaaaattacatcatccatgacatcaccctaggaccaaaccataatttttaggaccaaattataatttatatttccaaataggaccaaacagacaattgactgggtcaactggacaagactctctctaatatattatttgtaggacctattggtatttcctacaaaaTATCAAACTCCAACTCAATCCTTTAAACTTGGGATGTACAAACATTTTTTAATAGAGATTATTACGGGAGATTACGGGCAAATGTGAGGAATAAAGGGAAGAGTCGGTGGAACAGATACCTACCGATGGGTACATAATATACAGATGAAAAGGAAGTTACTATGGTCAGATATATATTGACCACGTCTTAGCATGATGAGTTGTAAAAGGCAAAAGACGGTTTATTTCAATCTTGACTTAGGTGTATTAGTTGTAATTTATCTTAGAAGAAGTCTCCAGATGATTTACTACCTGTTCTCTCTTTTCACTCTCTTTCTAAGTGGTGACACTAGAAATAAGGTCAAATAACTAAAGATGAAACCAATCAGACAAGGATTTAAAAGGAAGTGGGAATGTCACGAGTAGGGGTTGAAAAAAGGACAATTGAACCAAACATGTCTAACTGAAGGACACATAACAAGAGCATGCATAACAGATTTATCATCAACATAacatgtgacggaccggaaaattacgcctttggcgcgttgccgcGCAGGCCCTAACTTGCCCGacgcgccatgatgaagctacgatccgggccttaaggcTATGAAAATGCGCGTCCATATGCCTTTGCAAGCATGCTcatggagcatgatgcatctaacatAGCTTCCACACTGTGCCAATTTACCACAGAACAAGGGTATAAGGCCTTGAATGCTACGGTCGATGCACCTCACATGCATCACTGGTTTTCGAGTCTTGTCCAGGAATAAGGTATGCTTGGACTTGCGCATAGGCCATTGACGACCTAATTCCATCTCCCTTAGGCATaagcaagctccgctaacttgcacaTCGATCTAGCTTACTTTCCAGGCCATGCCCAAtgtgccattggtacatgcctaagtcaaacggcttgataggaagtatgagcgtCCAAGGAATGAAAGGCAACtatcctcatcaagtttggccacaatcatctcttgcatcgagctaccgagccagatgatatgagaggccaaaaatgtcgcaatcatctcacatttagatgatatgagcgacaaagtgttgtACCGGCAATGTtgtaactcattgcggctgcctacgtactgTTCCTTACTCTAAATCGATCAAGCACAGACCTTAGTTCATCCTCAAACGGAcaaaaaacttaaaccaactcgtttgcgaggccgtgtccaagcaataatggtaatggcctggtccgtataggccattccgccaagatgcacaatgattatgcatcatcgggtccgcgacatggaatagtgatgcctaagcaccaAATGCATTCTTCGAAAGGCtaggcaactataaatgagccttaggcatcatttatactcttccggctaagctataaagcttacttggtgcatggtccgcatatgcaccttcaaccaactacccttcctatatatgttaacttgcaatttctacaatagcaaattgacatgcttgcttcactattcatatACAATGATTGCGTATGCGCACAATGATTTCGTGTAATGATTGCGTTTGAGCACAATGATTGCATATGCACGCAATGATTGAATGTAATGATTGcacaacactcgttcggccagccctctctggcctgatgcacaatgattgtgcgatattggctatAGGCCAATAGCTTTCATAAT
The nucleotide sequence above comes from Papaver somniferum cultivar HN1 chromosome 8, ASM357369v1, whole genome shotgun sequence. Encoded proteins:
- the LOC113303101 gene encoding mitogen-activated protein kinase 9-like yields the protein MGGGGTLVDGVCRWFQRRSSSSTSSSSTSHRKLNTDDNKNDDNEETRQITLPATVPEEDEQQQEELTIIEDFDLSGLKSIKVPKRQNWIATFDSQNKKVTVDTEFFTEYGEASRYQIQEVIGKGSYGIVGSAVDTHTGEKVAIKKINDVFGHVSDAMRILREIKLLRLLRHPDVVEIKHIMLPPSRREFKDIYVVFELMESDLHQVIKVNDDLTREHHQFFLFQLLRALKYIHTANVFHRDIKPKNILVNADCKLKICDFGLARVSFNDAPSAIFWTDYVATRWYRAPELCGSFFSKYTPAIDIWSIGCIFAEMLSGKPLFPGKNVVHQLDLMTDLLGTPSTESITRIRNEKARRYLSNMRKKTPLPFSQKFPDADPLALQLLERLLAFDPKDRPSAEDALTDPYFHGLSTADRESSAHPISKLEFEFEKRKLAKEDVRELIYREILEYHPQMLQEYLHGADQASFMYPSGVDRFKRQFAHLEENYGRGEKGTPPLHRKHDSLPRERVCAPKDETAYLKNGFEKHSAVLVPSTLENLPRSQLEDGCGDGKMDASLIQNGPSKGNYSPNSFLKSASISGSQCVVVKGTKDEEESIMEQNGEVVDELSTKLRAL